The genomic segment CTCCTCGAACAGGGTGCCCGGCGTGATCATGCCCTTGACGTGCTCCTCGACCCGGTTGGCGAACTCCAGCACCGAGGGGATGTTTTTCAGCACCCGTTCTCCGGCCCGTCGTGCGGCGTTGAAGGTCCGGCCGGAAAGTAGTCGCGCCAGATGCTTGTTGAGGGCGCCCACCGGGGGCGAGATGGACATGTCGTTATCGTTGAGGATGACCAGCAGGTTGGCGTCGATCACCCCGGCGTTGTTGAGGGCCTCGAAGGCCTGGCCGGCGGACATGGCGCCATCGCCGATGATGGCCACCACATGGCGGTCCTCTCCCTTGGCCCGGGCCGCCACCGCCATACCCAGGGCAGCGGAGATGGAGGTGGAGGAGTGGCCGACGCCGAAAGTGTCGTAATCGCTTTCGCAGCGGCGGGGAAAGCCGGAAATGCCGTCCTTCATGCGCAGCCGGGCCATGCCCTGTCGGCGGCCGGTGAGTATCTTGTGGGCGTAGGTCTGATGGCCCACGTCCCAGACCAAACGATCCGCCGGGGTATCGAAGGCGTAATGGAGCGCGATGGTCAGTTCTACCGTGCCCAGGTTCGAGGACAGGTGGCCGCCGGTCTTGGAGACCGATTGCAGCAGGAATTCGCGGATTTCCCAGGCCAGGGCAGGGAGTTGCGACGGCTCCAGTTGGCGCAGGTCGGCGGGGGAGGCGATGGATTCGAGCAGGGGAAACATCAGAATTTGCGTTCGACGATGTAGTCGGTCAGTTCGTGGAGCCGCCGCGCCTGGGCGCCATAGGGCACCAGGCAGTCATGGGCCTGGGCGCGCAGCTCGGCGGCCTTCTGTTTGGCCTGAGTCGCTCCCAACAGGCTGACATAGGTGGGCTTGTTGTGGGCGGCATCCTTGCCGGCGGTCTTGCCCAGGGTGGCGGTATTGGACTCGGCATCGAGGATGTCATCCACCACCTGGAACAGCAGGCCCACCCGGTTGGCGAACTGGGTCAGGCTCGCCAGGGCGGCTTCATCGGCCTGGCCGCAGTGGGCGCCCAGCAGCACCGCCGCCCGGATCAGCGCGCCGGTCTTGTGGATGTGCATGAACTCCAGCTCTTCCAGACTCAGAGCCTGGCCGGTGGCGGCCAGATCGATGGCCTGGCCGCCGGCCATGCCACGGGAACCGGAGGCCTGGGCCAGCAGCCTGAGCATGGAAACCTGCCGGGGGGCGGCCAGGGCGGTTTCCGACAGGGTCTGGAAGGCCAGGGATTGCAGGGCATCCCCCACCAGCAGGGCGGTGGCCTCGTCGAATTCCACATGGCAGGTGGGCTTGCCACGACGCAGCACGTCGTCGTCCATGCAGGGCAGATCGTCATGCACCAGGGAATAGACGTGGATCATTTCCACCGCGCAGGCGGCTTGATCCAGCAGTTCCGGCGCGACGCCGAAAATTTCGCCGCTGCCGTGGCAGAGCAGGGGACGCACCCGCTTGCCGCCGTCCAGGGTGGCATAGCGCATGGCTTCGTGAAGGCGGGCCGGCTCCAGGGAGGAGGCGGGCAGTAGGTGCTCCAGCGCGGATTCGATCCGCTGCTGGATGGAGGACATCCAGGCAGAAAAATCCATTGAGATTACTGATCTTCCGGGTTGGTGGCGGAGAAACCGGCAAGTTCCCCGTTTTCGAGAATCTGGATTCTTTGTTCCGCGGCGGCAAGCTGGTTCTGACAGTATTTCAGTAGGTCCATGCCCCGCTGGTAGGCGGAGAGGGAGGCTTCCAGAGCCATGTCGCCATGTTCCATGGATTTCACCAGGCCCTCCAGTTCGGATAGGGCAGCTTCAAAACTGGCGGGGGATTCGGGGGCTGGGACGGTCACGTTGTTCGACCGAAGTCGGCTAAAGGGCGCAAAAATAGCTCAAGGTGCGCCCTCCGGTCAAATTGGCTATACTTCGCGGCCCCAAAATTTCGGGAATTTTCCCCGTTTTCGGGTTCATCTCTTGGAGCTTGGGAGTCATGTCCAACATCGCGGTCAAGGGGCAGTTCGATCCTGCCGTTTCCCAGTTGCCCGTCGATTGGTATTTCGACGAAAAGATCTTCGCGCTGGAGCAACGGCTGCTTTTCGACGCCGGTCCCGGATATGCCGGCCATGAACTCATGGTGCCCAATGTCCACGACTACCGCACCATGGAATGGCAGGACCACGGCCGCATGCTGGCGCGCCAGCCCGATGGCATCTACGACATGTCCAATGTCTGCCGCCATCGCCAGGCCATCATGTTGCAGGGAAGCGGCAACGCCCGGAATATCGTCTGCCCGATCCATCGCTGGACCTACGATGGCGGCGGACAACTGATCGGCGCCCCCCATTTCCCGGCCAATCCCTGCCTCAACCTGCACAAGCGCAAGCTGGAAAACTGGCAGGGCCTGCTCTTCGGCGGCCCCCGCTCCGCCAGTGCCGACCTGGCCGGCATGAAGGTGGCTGGCGAGTTCGATTTTTCCGGCTACAAGCTGGACCGGGTGGAGCTCCACGAGTGCAACTACAACTGGAAGACCTTCATCGAAGTGTACCTGGAGGACTACCACGTGGCGCCCTATCACCCAGGGCTGGGCAACTTCGTCACCTGCGAGGATCTTTCCTGGCAATTCGGCGAGTGGTATTCGGTGCAGAAGGTAGGGGTCACCACCCTGCTCAAGTCCGGCTCCCCGGCCTATGAGCGCTGGCAGAAGTCGGTGCGCGATTTCTATGGAGCCAGGGGAGAGCACCCGCCCCAGGGCGCGGTCTGGCTCACCTATTACCCCAATGTGATGGTGGAATGGTATCCCCATGTGCTGGTGGTGTCCTCTCTGATTCCCCTGAGTGTGAACAAGACCCTGAACGTGGTGGAGTTCTACTACCCGGAGGAAATCGCCGAGTTTGAGCGGGAATTCATCGAGACGGAGCAGGCCGCCTACATGGAGACCGCCATCGAGGATGACGACATCGGCGAGCGCATGGACCGGGGCCGCCGTGCCCTGATGAAGCAGGGACGCAGCGAAGTGGGGCCCTACCAGTCCCCCATGGAAGACGGCATGCAGCATTTCCACGAGTTCTATCGCCGCCTCATGGCGCCGTACCTGTAGTCCGTTTCCCATTTCCCCATGCCGGCCCAGGGCTGGCCCTTGTCCCGCACCCCATGCAATCCCTCTGGATCGTTCTCGCCAGCCTGTTCTTCGCCTGCATGGGAGTCTGCGTCAAACTTGGCGCCGGTTTCTTTTCCACCGCCGAACTGGTGTTCTATCGCAGCTTCATTGCGCTGTTGCTGATGGCGGCCTATGTGGGACTGAAGCGCCTGCCCCTGGCGACACCCCATGTGCGCGCCCATCTGAACCGGAGTCTGGTGGGGGTGGTGTCGATGATGCTGCTGTTCGAGGCTATTGCTCTGCTCCCTCTGGCCACGGCCATGACCCTGAACTACACCTCGCCCCTGTTCCTGGCCCTGATGCTGATGCTGTGGAGCCGGGAGCCGGTGCGGCCGGCTCTGGTGCTGACCCTGCTAATGGGTTTTGTCGGCGTCATGTTGCTATTGCAGCCAACCTTCGAGCGACAGCAATGGATGGGTGCCCTGATCGGCCTGGGCTCGGGCATAGGCGCCGGGGCCGCCTTTTTCAATTTGCGCCGCCTGGGACAACTGGGAGAACCGGAGTGGCGCACGGTGTTCTATTTCCTGTTGATCTCCAGCCTCGTTGGATTGCTCTGGGTCATGGGGAGCGGCAGCTTTCATGTCGTCGATCTCCGTAGCGGCCTGCTTTTGCTGGGGGTGGGGGCTTTCGGCGTCGGCGGCCAGTTATGCCTGACCGTGGCCTACAAGCGGGGCAAGACCCTGATGACCGCCAACCTGGCCTATAGCGCCGTGGTTTTTTCCAGCCTGTTCGGACTCCTGTTCTGGGACGAATTGCTGCCCCTGCTCTCCTGGGCCGGCATGGCCGTGGTGATCGTCAGCGGCGTGGGCGCCACCCTGCTGGCCCATGGTCGGCCCGTGGAACCCGATTAGCCGGCTCAGGACGATTAGAATAGCCACCGAATCCATCAACCAAGGACACAGGATGATCACCATCGACCACCAGGACAATCTGGTCTCCATCGCAGTGCTGGGGGAGTTTTCCCTGGCGGATTTCAAGGAATTCGAGGAACTGGTTCTGTTCAAGGTCAAGTTCGGCGGCCAGGTGGACCTCTTGATCGACTTGACCCAGATGGCCGACTTCACGGTGGACATGGCCTGGGAGGACATCAAGTTCTCCCGCGCCCATGCCGGCGATTTTCGCCGCATCGGAGTGATTACCGACAGCCAGTGGGTCACCTGGAGCGCCTGGATCAACCAGGCCTTTGTCAGCGC from the Denitratisoma oestradiolicum genome contains:
- a CDS encoding polyprenyl synthetase family protein, which produces MDFSAWMSSIQQRIESALEHLLPASSLEPARLHEAMRYATLDGGKRVRPLLCHGSGEIFGVAPELLDQAACAVEMIHVYSLVHDDLPCMDDDVLRRGKPTCHVEFDEATALLVGDALQSLAFQTLSETALAAPRQVSMLRLLAQASGSRGMAGGQAIDLAATGQALSLEELEFMHIHKTGALIRAAVLLGAHCGQADEAALASLTQFANRVGLLFQVVDDILDAESNTATLGKTAGKDAAHNKPTYVSLLGATQAKQKAAELRAQAHDCLVPYGAQARRLHELTDYIVERKF
- a CDS encoding exodeoxyribonuclease VII small subunit, with protein sequence MTVPAPESPASFEAALSELEGLVKSMEHGDMALEASLSAYQRGMDLLKYCQNQLAAAEQRIQILENGELAGFSATNPEDQ
- a CDS encoding aromatic ring-hydroxylating oxygenase subunit alpha; this translates as MSNIAVKGQFDPAVSQLPVDWYFDEKIFALEQRLLFDAGPGYAGHELMVPNVHDYRTMEWQDHGRMLARQPDGIYDMSNVCRHRQAIMLQGSGNARNIVCPIHRWTYDGGGQLIGAPHFPANPCLNLHKRKLENWQGLLFGGPRSASADLAGMKVAGEFDFSGYKLDRVELHECNYNWKTFIEVYLEDYHVAPYHPGLGNFVTCEDLSWQFGEWYSVQKVGVTTLLKSGSPAYERWQKSVRDFYGARGEHPPQGAVWLTYYPNVMVEWYPHVLVVSSLIPLSVNKTLNVVEFYYPEEIAEFEREFIETEQAAYMETAIEDDDIGERMDRGRRALMKQGRSEVGPYQSPMEDGMQHFHEFYRRLMAPYL
- a CDS encoding DMT family transporter, translated to MQSLWIVLASLFFACMGVCVKLGAGFFSTAELVFYRSFIALLLMAAYVGLKRLPLATPHVRAHLNRSLVGVVSMMLLFEAIALLPLATAMTLNYTSPLFLALMLMLWSREPVRPALVLTLLMGFVGVMLLLQPTFERQQWMGALIGLGSGIGAGAAFFNLRRLGQLGEPEWRTVFYFLLISSLVGLLWVMGSGSFHVVDLRSGLLLLGVGAFGVGGQLCLTVAYKRGKTLMTANLAYSAVVFSSLFGLLFWDELLPLLSWAGMAVVIVSGVGATLLAHGRPVEPD
- a CDS encoding SpoIIAA family protein — translated: MITIDHQDNLVSIAVLGEFSLADFKEFEELVLFKVKFGGQVDLLIDLTQMADFTVDMAWEDIKFSRAHAGDFRRIGVITDSQWVTWSAWINQAFVSADLRVFDNGAEARGWLGA